In the genome of Deferribacterota bacterium, the window CAACTTTTATGAACACAGATGCTTGGCAATTAAAGGAATTAACTACAGCATTGGCATCCTGGAGCCAACTCAGACACGATACTATCCTGTATGCAAAGCATCTGTGTTCATAAAAGTTGGATAACCATTCTCAAATTCTTCAAGTAGTGCTTTTAGTGAATAAAGCCATGACCAGTATAGATTTTTTTGCCATTGAAATATGTTGAAACTATTAAATTCTTCCCTCAATTTATTA includes:
- a CDS encoding DUF3160 domain-containing protein produces the protein MNTDAWQLKELTTALASWSQLRHDTILYAKHLCS